Proteins encoded within one genomic window of Gadus macrocephalus chromosome 18, ASM3116895v1:
- the LOC132447053 gene encoding ankyrin-3-like isoform X2, translating into MQVYRDLICVPYMAKFVVFAKMNDAVESRLRCFCMTDDKVDKTLEQQENFEEVARSKDIEVLEGRPVFVDCYGNLAPLTKAGQQLVLNFYAFKENRLPFCVKVRDNGQEPCGRLSFLKESRGAKGLAPTAVCNLNITLPPLKKEMESDPEDENEKPERRHTFASLALRKRYSYLAPPALKSAVERGAAARTLPAGHPHKPVFPTRPFSAWSTAPITVPGQTRLVGLGGPGPRSASPTGSPGSSPLKSCWPLSSPCPISPASIRTLLGAPPPVPYTTSPVQSPGEAASSSPIRTYRTMASPIKTVVQQGQFPVQGSASLVSSGCPSKQATDPASIKSLASAYTSRTSPVHASASGSVVDRSLAAHSTPTSPKTSVNMYNSGLPFKSVLGSTHTTEAGSTSLSAAKSISSLSLMQSSVDSTLASHGGRSTVSSLSTGQTTIACSDFSTLNGSQSPVKFPSSSSSPSSPSSRLFSDRSSSLQDRIQATTQAATSSASAAINEAINSCSASGYGTLKSMSSTHRSAASSSAYGSYRSANASLPASSSSTAVPVYSSSMTVPVYSLVNVLPDSPVKPGPGSLKMALPGPSHAGMPSSSLTSCVTSSKINSQLKSPPFITPPVIHTTATSNQDILRDVANMKEDLMRMTAILQTDTHTAAKTVQTSHSGTPKEMRLEDEEPYTLVEKVKEDLVKVSQILQTDILMEGKARATKKRGLADGWEEFSNGEIEEAQRCSLPEYNPPFDANTQPVRPQSVPVRDFDLSRVIDYLANDIGASSLSKMAEVRSRLEEEAKIEEKQKRVLKPAMSLQDHKLKMPPPGSGMRTSPSEKDLSKLAESYQTVDAPLESPEDLSHEQDKSPLSDSGFETRSEKTPSAPQSAESTGPKPLFADSPIPPCVTETRTEVHIRSYEQPDDLCEPLLVEEAATAYPRMESDMASPSPLTDRVKALQVNMSEEDSMMSKSMCLKEETHITTTTRMVYHQPQIAEGADMMEESMSVRDIMKAFQSGRDPSKDLAGLFEHKASQDSVKGDELTPRFLDKDTKSKQKVERIIEVHIGKGHSATEPTEVIIRGSKKHPELYAYKGDRGIRELSDYDQQEEEELTAEEALPSFLETSRVNTPLSHEEDSRPSSAQLMADDSYKALKLLSQNSIEYCDDELSEIRGESYRFAEKMLHSEKLDSSSQSPSDTEDSAMTADQTHGSAEAMSQQQGSPKKQFSSRTPKEGSPKSGKFSSNREEQAQFDKVTVLHYSTDQGSPKHAVWMRFTEDKHDRSRDNLLYEDRVDKTVKEAEEKLSEVSQFFRDKTEKLNDELQSPEKKPMRRSGQGAHSGPSSAGSSPERSQHKLPAGEGLSKSDVREPFVSKMSGSNASSDRNGSSLPSSPERSVFSRLSESTVKPPSKISEPAPSSPVSGKSTSKVSSVRMKFEAEAQKQSQPSAAKIPPPVQPKPSVSKLPVYQLSGAGRTTKASEVSGDSSPPTTREISKATSPTLKPIEDKRSNVSDASLKRKMSDAETDKSICKGKDNVAYQQLKEIKDKKALVLPTATYDTKNENYHEAQKPHQYTKVGSVSKKVEAEVLRKDSEKPVNQNIRQKSESQIPIRGVSSPADIDLQKKLTVTKPSQIPTLAKSRIETGPETTLPLMDEHLTNNTFEILDNAPRDSNSNKLPSPAETLEKIIGPPMTSMTKDNFKGIETLPVYAGVQLGRQAEREAKGGLYTVKQKSCMALSPISPDDDTLEQVSFMDSSGKSPLTPETPSSEEVSYDLTARTPDCFGDFLPGNTSPIMEVSEDSEEDHCKSSFSFKEALPRKPDSKTNQADVYNSNQEQKKAIDNQTESESYLNQQDTSDNANEYKTEQEQQTVSKDKGVAYIEFPPPPPLDSASEQSDVERKGSCNSSGTETEMMEVNLQEEHDRHLLTEPIIRIQPPTPVLTDADDSQSNAEDDDVSVFQPVPYKHSTLPEEEKVKVGSKPKKQDKNGNNKEPNGGTEGTNGSYGSDGLNGKEGEEGDGEQNGNDQSITDCSIATTAEFSHDTDATEIDSLDGYELQDEDDGLCEQADSRLFGLPDSRRDVWATESFRSTDRSFPPTKLEAIEEEKSPEEIVKNDSQNGSPSVGEKTEDVCEDAEKKPADKEGFSDTYFSYKLEEEFNSTFKTVATKGLDFDPWPSKGEEDVVVDMAEPRDINDEPKPFGLAADEHSQNTTPDTTPARTPTDDSTPTSEPNPFPFHEGKMFEMTRSGAIDMSKRDMVEERLQFFQIGPQSPCERTDLRMAIVADHLGLSWTELARELDFSVEEINHIRVDNPNSLTAQSFMLLKKWVHRDGKSATTDTLTAVLTKINRLDIVTLLEGPIFDYGNISGTRCFADANAVFLDQSDGKV; encoded by the exons ATGCAGGTGTACCGGGACCTGATCTGCGTCCCCTACATGGCCAAGTTCGTGGTATTCGCCAAGATGAACGACGCCGTGGAGTCGCGGCTGCGCTGCTTCTGCATGACGGACGACAAGGTGGACAAGAccctggagcagcaggagaaCTTTGAGGAGGTGGCCCGCAGCAAGGACATCGAG GTCCTGGAGGGGCGTCCCGTCTTCGTGGATTGCTATGGCAACCTGGCACCGCTGACCAAGGCGGGCCAGCAGCTGGTCCTCAACTTCTACGCCTTCAAGGAGAACCGCCTGCCCTTCTGCGTCAAG GTGCGGGACAACGGCCAGGAGCCGTGCGGCCGCCTCTCGTTCCTCAAGGAGTCCCGGGGCGCTAAGGGCCTCGCGCCCACCGCCGTCTGCAACCTCAACATCACGCTGCCCCCGCTCAAGAAG GAAATGGAATCAGATCCCGAGGATGAG AACGAAAAGCCCGAGAGACGCCATACCTTTGCCTCCCTAGCCTTACGTAAGCGCTACAGCTATCTGGCCCCGCCTGCACTGA AGAGCGCGGTTGAGCGCGGAGCAGCAGCGAGAACACTGCCTGCTGGTCACCCTCACAAACCTGTCTTTCCAACCCGACCTTTCTCCGCGTGGTCGACTGCTCCTATTACCGTCCCTGGTCAAACGCGGCTCGTCGGActggggggccccgggccccgtaGCGCTTCGCCAACAGGCTCGCCAGGTTCTTCTCCACTGAAGTCCTGCTGgcccctgtcctccccctgcCCCATCTCCCCGGCGTCCATCAGAACCCTCCTGGGAGCCCCGCCCCCGGTCCCCTACACCACCTCCCCGGTTCAGTCCCCCGGTGAAGCAgcatcctcctcccccattcGGACTTATAGAACTATGGCGTCACCCATCAAGACAGTGGTCCAGCAGGGACAGTTCCCAGTGCAGGGGTCTGCCAGCCTGGTGTCCTCTGGCTGCCCGAGCAAACAGGCCACCGACCCGGCCTCTATCAAAAGTCTTGCTTCCGCTTACACTTCGAGGACTTCCCCAGTGCACGCCTCTGCCAGCGGCTCTGTGGTCGACAGATCGCTGGCCGCGCACAGCACGCCAACGTCTCCAAAGACGTCTGTGAACATGTACAATTCTGGTCTCCCTTTTAAATCTGTCCTAGGTTCCACACATACAACCGAGGCAGGGTCGacgtctctctctgctgctaaATCCATCTCCAGTTTGTCCTTAATGCAAAGTTCTGTCGACTCAACCCTAGCGTCCCATGGAGGGAGATCTacagtctcctctctctcaaccGGACAGACCACAATCGCCTGCTCAGATTTTTCGACTCTGAACGGATCCCAATCACCCGTAAAATTCCCATCGTCTTCCTCCTCGCCATCCTCGCCTTCCTCACGCCTCTTCTCCGACAGGAGTAGCAGCCTCCAGGACAGAATCCAGGCCACCACCCAGGCGGCAACCTCCAGCGCCAGTGCAGCCATAAACGAAGCCATAAACTCGTGCTCCGCCTCAGGCTACGGCACTCTCAAATCCATGTCCTCCACACATAGATCTGCAGCCTCCAGCTCTGCTTACGGCTCCTATAGATCTGCAAATGCCAGCTTGCCAGCGTCCTCCAGTAGCACGGCGGTACCAGTGTACTCCAGTAGCATGACCGTACCAGTGTACTCCCTCGTCAACGTGCTGCCCGACTCCCCCGTCAAACCAGGACCAGGCTCCCTCAAAATGGCCCTGCCCGGTCCTTCCCATGCGGGCATGCCCTCGTCGTCTCTGACTTCCTGTGTCACCTCGTCTAAAATCAACTCTCAGCTGAAGTCCCCTCCGTTCATCACGCCGCCGGTCATCCACACGACGGCAACGTCCAACCAGGACATACTGAGGGACGTAGCAAACATGAAGGAGGATCTGATGCGTATGACCGCCatcctgcagacagacacacatacagcggCTAAAACCGTGCAGACGTCTCACAGCGGAACCCCCAAAGAAATGAGGTTAGAGGATGAGGAGCCGTACACTTTAGTGGAAAAGGTCAAGGAGGATTTAGTGAAAGTCAGTCAAATATTACAAACAGATATTTTAATGGAAGGTAAAGCAAGGGCCACTAAAAAGAGAGGTTTGGCCGATGGGTGGGAGGAATTCTCTAATGGGGAGATTGAGGAAGCACAGAGATGCTCTCTGCCAGAGTACAATCCTCCTTTTGATGCAAACACTCAACCAGTCAGGCCCCAGTCTGTGCCAGTCAGAGACTTTGACTTGTCTAGGGTAATAGATTACCTAGCCAATGACATTGGCGCTAGCTCTTTGTCTAAAATGGCAGAGGTCAGAAGTAGGCTGGAGGAGGAAGCAAAGATAGAAGAAAAACAGAAGCGCGTTCTGAAGCCGGCCATGTCCTTACAGGACCACAAGCTGAAGATGCCTCCGCCTGGGTCGGGGATGCGCACCTCGCCCTCAGAGAAAGACCTCAGTAAACTGGCAGAGTCCTACCAGACGGTGGACGCGCCCCTGGAGTCCCCTGAGGACCTGTCCCACGAGCAGGATAAGAGCCCCCTGTCAGACAGTGGCTTCGAGACCAGGAGTGAGAAGACGCCTTCTGCGCCTCAGAGCGCAGAGAGCACCGGTCCGAAGCCCCTGTTCGCcgactcccccatccccccctgcGTCACTGAGACCAGAACAGAGGTCCACATCAGGAGCTACGAGCAGCCAGATGACCTCTGTGAGCCTttgctggtggaggaggctgCGACGGCTTACCCCCGTATGGAGTCAGACATGGCCTCTCCCAGCCCCCTCACGGACAGGGTCAAAGCCCTTCAGGTCAATATGTCAGAGGAGGACTCAATGATGAGCAAAAGCATGTGCCTAAAAGAGGAAACTCACATCACGACCACTACTAGAATGGTCTATCACCAGCCCCAGATAGCTGAAGGAGCAGACATGATGGAGGAGTCGATGTCCGTTCGAGACATCATGAAGGCATTTCAGTCAGGTAGAGATCCATCGAAAGACCTGGCGGGCCTTTTTGAACACAAAGCCAGCCAGGATTCTGTCAAAGGAGATGAACTCACTCCACGGTTTCTTGACAAAGACACTAAATCCAAACAGAAGGTGGAGAGGATTATAGAGGTTCACATAGGAAAGGGCCACAGCGCCACGGAGCCGACCGAGGTCATCATCAGAGGGAGCAAGAAGCACCCAGAGCTCTACGCTTACAAAGGCGACCGCGGCATCAGGGAGCTCAGTGATTATGAccaacaggaagaggaggagctgacCGCAGAGGAAGCCTTGCCCTCCTTCCTGGAAACCTCTCGTGTGAACACCCCACTGTCGCATGAAGAAGACAGCCGCCCAAGCTCTGCTCAACTGATGGCAGACGACTCGTACAAAGCTCTGAAGCTTCTGAGCCAGAATTCCATAGAATACTGTGATGATGAGCTGTCAGAAATCAGAGGGGAGTCCTACAGGTTTGCAGAGAAAATGCTTCATTCAGAGAAACTAGACTCATCTTCACAATCACCCTCAGACACAGAGGATTCAGCCATGACGGCCGACCAAACCCATGGCAGCGCAGAGGCCATGAGTCAACAGCAGGGAAGCCCCAAAAAGCAGTTTTCCTCCAGGACCCCAAAAGAAGGGTCTCCTAAATCAGGGAAGTTCTCCTCCAACAGAGAGGAACAGGCTCAGTTTGATAAAGTGACTGTGCTGCATTATTCAACAGATCAGGGCAGCCCCAAACACGCCGTGTGGATGCGGTTCACAGAAGATAAGCACGATAGGAGCAGAGACAACCTGCTCTATGAGGACAGAGTGGACAAGACTGTGAAGGAAGCTGAGGAGAAACTGAGTGAAGTGTCACAGTTCTTCCGTGACAAAACAGAGAAGCTTAATGATGAACTTCAGTCCCCTGAGAAGAAACCTATGAGGAGGTCCGGGCAGGGTGCCCACTCTGGGCCCAGCTCGGCCGGCAGCAGTCCTGAGAGGAGCCAACACAAGCTCCCGGCAGGAGAAGGCTTGAGTAAAAGCGATGTCAGGGAGCCGTTTGTGAGCAAGATGTCCGGTAGCAACGCTTCAAGTGACAGGAATGGCTCTAGTTTACCCAGCAGTCCGGAGCGAAGTGTGTTTTCACGCCTCAGTGAGAGTACAGTTAAACCCCCTAGTAAGATCAGCGAGCCTGCTCCGTCGTCTCCGGTGTCGGGTAAATCCACATCGAAGGTCAGCTCTGTGAgaatgaagtttgaagctgaGGCTCAGAAACAAAGTCAGCCTAGTGCAGCAAAGATCCCTCCCCCAGTGCAGCCCAAACCCTCGGTGAGCAAACTTCCTGTCTACCAGCTATCAGGAGCAGGCCGGACCACCAAGGCATCTGAAGTCTCAGGGGACAGTAGCCCACCTACTACCAGGGAAATCAGTAAGGCAACATCTCCCACCCTGAAACCAATTGAGGACAAGCGGTCCAACGTTTCAGACGCATCCCTGAAAAGAAAAATGAGTGATGCTGAAACTGACAAATCTATATGTAAAGGCAAAGACAATGTCGCTTATCAGCAACTTAAAGAAATTAAAGATAAGAAAGCTCTGGTATTACCAACTGCCACATATGACACGAAAAACGAGAATTACCATGAAGCTCAAAAGCCCCACCAATACACAAAAGTTGGAAGTGTCTCTAAAAAGGTTGAGGCTGAGGTATTAAGAAAAGACAGCGAAAAACCGGTCAACCAAAACATAAGACAAAAGTCAGAATCTCAGATTCCTATTCGAGGAGTCTCCTCCCCAGCTGATATTGATCTTCAAAAGAAACTAACTGTAACCAAACCGTCCCAGATACCAACATTAGCTAAGAGCAGGATAGAGACGGGCCCTGAGACAACCCTGCCCCTAATGGATGAACATCTTACTAACAACACATTTGAGATTTTAGATAATGCCCCCAGAGACTCCAACTCAAATAAGCTTCCAAGTCCTGCAGAAACACTAGAAAAGATCATCGGCCCCCCGATGACTTCAATGACCAAAGACAACTTCAAGGGCATCGAAACCCTCCCAGTTTATGCAGGTGTCCAGTTGGGCAGACAAGCAGAAAGAGAGGCGAAGGGAGGGCTTTACACGGTAAAACAGAAGTCCTGCATGGCCCTCAGCCCCATCAGCCCAGACGATGACACCCTAGAGCAGGTTTCCTTCATGGACAGCTCTGGGAAGAGTCCGCTCACTCCAGAGACCCCCAGCTCTGAGGAGGTGAGCTACGACCTCACAGCCAGGACCCCCGATTGCTTCGGAGACTTTTTACCAGGGAATACCAGCCCTATAATGGAGGTTTCTGAGGATTCAGAGGAAGACCACTGCAAATCTAGTTTCTCTTTTAAAGAGGCCTTACCAAGAAAACCAGATAGTAAAACCAATCAAGCCGATGTTTATAATTCTAATCAGGAGCAAAAGAAAGCGATAGACAATCAGACAGAATCAGAATCTTATTTAAACCAGCAGGATACATCAGACAACGCAAATGAGTACAAGACAGAGCAAGAGCAGCAAACTGTATCTAAAGACAAAGGTGTTGCATATATAGAgtttccacctcctccccctctcgaTTCAGCCTCTGAACAGTCAGATGTGGAGAGGAAAGGTTCCTGTAACTCTTCAGGAACTGAGACGGAGATGATGGAGGTGAACTTGCAGGAAGAGCATGATAGGCATCTACTGACTGAGCCAATCATACGCATCCAGCCGCCCACCCCCGTGCTCACAGATgctgatgacagccaatcaaatgctGAGGATGACGACGTGTCAGTCTTCCAGCCTGTACCTTATAAGCATTCAACCCTCCCTGAAGAAGAGAAGGTCAAGGTGGGTTCCAAACCCAAAAAACAGGACAAAAATGGGAACAACAAAGAACCCAACGGTGGAACCGAGGGAACCAACGGCTCCTACGGTTCCGATGGTTTAAATGGcaaagagggagaagagggtgaTGGTGAACAGAACGGGAACGACCAGTCGATCACAGACTGCTCCATCGCCACCACCGCTGAGTTCTCCCACGACACGGACGCCACGGAGATCGACTCGCTGGACGGGTACGAGCTCCAGGACGAGGACGACGGTCTGTGTGAGCAGGCAGACTCTCGGCTGTTCGGCCTCCCGGACAGCAGGAGGGACGTCTGGGCGACCGAATCCTTCCGCTCCACAGACAGGTCCTTCCCCCCCACCAAACTAGAAGCCATCGAGGAGGAGAAATCTCCAGAGGAAATTGTAAAGAATGACTCTCAGAACGGCTCCCCCTCGGTTGGGGAGAAGACCGAGGACGTTTGTGAAGACGCGGAGAAGAAGCCCGCGGACAAAGAGGGCTTCTCTGACACTTACTTTAGCTATAAACTCGAGGAAGAATTTAACTCCACGTTCAAGACGGTGGCGACCAAAGGGCTGGACTTTGACCCCTGGCCTTCCAAAGGCGAGGAGGACGTGGTGGTGGACATGGCGGAGCCCAGAGACATCAACGACGAGCCCAAGCCTTTCGGACTGGCCGCCGACGAACACTCACAGAACACCACGCCAGACACCACCCCCGCGCGAACGCCCACCGACGATAGCACGCCGACAAGCGAGCcgaaccccttccccttccatgAAGGGAAAATGTTTGAGATGACACGCAGCGGTGCGATTGACATGAGCAAGAGGGACATGGTGGAGGAGAGGCTCCAGTTCTTTCAGATTG